One Lentimicrobiaceae bacterium DNA segment encodes these proteins:
- a CDS encoding protein-L-isoaspartate(D-aspartate) O-methyltransferase: MSGAISYEDSYRHKGLRQQLIDTIRKKGIKDEKVLKAMLEVPRHFFFDSAFLEHAYMDKAFPIGSGQTISQPYTVAFQTQLLNITENIKVLEIGTGSGYQASILAQMGADVYTIERQELLYERVRNLREPLSYRIKLFFGDGYQGLPQYAPFDRILITAAAPDIPQTLLQQLSIGGIMVLPLGDNKKQVMTRLIRVDEKTINKEEFGYFRFVPMLKNTAKDK, from the coding sequence ATGTCGGGAGCTATATCATATGAAGATTCGTACAGGCATAAGGGGTTAAGACAACAACTCATCGATACTATCAGAAAAAAAGGCATAAAAGATGAGAAAGTTCTTAAAGCAATGCTTGAAGTTCCGCGTCATTTTTTCTTCGATTCTGCTTTTTTGGAGCATGCCTATATGGACAAGGCTTTTCCTATAGGTTCGGGGCAAACCATATCGCAGCCCTACACAGTTGCATTTCAAACACAATTGCTCAACATAACCGAAAACATTAAAGTTTTGGAAATTGGTACAGGCTCGGGATATCAGGCAAGTATTTTGGCACAAATGGGAGCCGATGTGTATACAATCGAGCGTCAGGAGTTGCTGTACGAAAGAGTACGTAACTTAAGAGAACCACTTAGTTATAGAATTAAATTGTTTTTTGGCGATGGGTATCAAGGTTTACCGCAATATGCACCATTCGACAGAATTCTTATCACAGCTGCTGCACCTGATATCCCGCAAACATTATTGCAACAACTTTCTATTGGTGGAATTATGGTTTTGCCTTTAGGCGATAACAAAAAGCAAGTAATGACACGACTTATACGTGTTGACGAAAAAACAATTAATAAAGAAGAGTTTGGCTATTTTAGGTTTGTGCCAATGCTAAAAAATACTGCAAAGGATAAATAA
- a CDS encoding UDP-3-O-(3-hydroxymyristoyl)glucosamine N-acyltransferase — translation MKFANPINICELAIIIDAKYDGDCNFDVLGINEIHSVQEGDVTFVDHHKYYSKVLNSNASAVIINTDKVDNPQNKYLLVCDDPFAAYNKIISLHRIISKSDDLIHQSAVIGENTIIQPGVFVGANVKIGDNCFINSNVSIYDGCVIGDNVIIHANSVIGADAYYFQKKDGKYRKMLSGGNVVIEDNVEIGALCSIDRGVSSTTRIGSGTKLDNHIQIGHDTVIGKNCLIGAHSAIAGVATIEDDVVIWARVSINKDVVIGSGAVILATSGVDKSLEGGKTYYGSPAIEARLKWKEVAKLRRFLSEYDS, via the coding sequence ATGAAATTTGCAAATCCTATTAATATATGCGAATTAGCTATAATTATTGATGCTAAGTACGATGGCGATTGCAATTTTGATGTTTTAGGAATTAATGAAATCCATTCTGTACAGGAAGGTGATGTAACCTTTGTAGATCATCATAAATACTATTCTAAAGTCTTAAACTCCAACGCATCAGCTGTTATTATTAATACCGACAAAGTCGATAATCCCCAAAACAAATATCTTTTAGTTTGTGATGATCCGTTTGCGGCTTATAATAAGATTATATCGTTGCATAGGATTATTTCAAAATCTGATGATTTGATACATCAGTCAGCCGTAATAGGCGAAAACACTATTATACAGCCCGGAGTATTTGTGGGAGCCAATGTAAAAATAGGGGACAATTGCTTTATTAATTCAAATGTTTCTATATACGATGGTTGCGTTATTGGCGACAATGTGATAATACACGCAAACAGTGTTATAGGAGCCGATGCCTATTATTTTCAAAAAAAAGACGGTAAATACAGAAAAATGTTATCGGGTGGCAATGTTGTTATCGAAGACAATGTAGAAATAGGAGCTTTGTGCAGCATTGATAGAGGAGTTTCCAGTACTACACGTATTGGAAGCGGTACCAAACTTGACAATCATATTCAAATAGGGCACGATACCGTTATTGGTAAAAACTGCTTGATAGGTGCGCATTCGGCTATTGCAGGCGTTGCTACCATTGAAGATGATGTTGTTATTTGGGCTAGAGTTTCCATAAATAAAGATGTTGTAATAGGTTCGGGAGCTGTCATTCTTGCCACTTCCGGAGTTGATAAGTCTTTAGAAGGAGGAAAAACTTATTACGGTTCTCCGGCTATTGAAGCCCGACTTAAATGGAAAGAAGTAGCTAAATTAAGACGATTTTTAAGCGAATACGATTCATAA
- the efp gene encoding elongation factor P — MATTADFRNGLCIEYNNDLYKIVEFQHVKPGKGAAFVRTKLKSIKTGKVLANTFPAGERIEIARVERRQFQYLYNDDLGYHFMNTETFDQLTLPEDMVEGHELMKEGQEVEITIHADTASPLTCELPPFVELEITYTEPGVRGDTATNTLKPATVETGATINVPLFVDTGERIKIDTRNNSYVERVK, encoded by the coding sequence ATGGCAACAACAGCTGATTTTAGGAACGGACTATGTATAGAATATAACAACGATTTGTATAAAATAGTTGAGTTCCAACACGTTAAACCTGGCAAAGGAGCAGCCTTTGTTCGTACCAAACTAAAAAGTATAAAAACAGGAAAAGTCCTTGCTAATACATTTCCGGCAGGTGAGAGAATTGAAATAGCACGAGTTGAAAGACGTCAGTTTCAGTATTTGTACAACGATGATTTAGGATATCATTTCATGAATACCGAAACATTCGACCAACTAACTCTACCCGAAGATATGGTTGAAGGACACGAACTAATGAAAGAAGGACAGGAGGTTGAAATAACTATTCACGCTGACACTGCATCTCCACTAACTTGTGAGTTACCACCTTTCGTTGAGTTGGAAATTACATATACCGAGCCCGGAGTAAGAGGCGATACTGCTACAAATACCCTTAAACCTGCTACTGTCGAGACCGGTGCTACCATCAACGTTCCACTGTTTGTTGATACCGGCGAGAGAATAAAAATTGATACTCGTAATAATTCGTACGTCGAAAGAGTAAAATAA
- a CDS encoding sodium-translocating pyrophosphatase produces MISEFPLIFWLVPIAGTIALVFAYYFYKNMLSYSEGNDLMKRIASYVREGAMAYLRQQYKVVIIVFLIMALIFAFLSYGLKIQNPFVPFAFITGGFFSALAGYFGMKTATHASNRAAQAASESLDKGLKVAFRSGAVMGLVVVGLGLLDIAIWFVILNAVYPAGATPDGTNLNIITTTALTFGMGASTQALFARVGGGIFTKAADVGADLVGKVEENIPEDDPRNPATIADNVGDNVGDVAGMGADLYESYCGAILSTAALGAAGFMGAGKTQFNAVIAPMVIAAVGILLSIFGIFLVRTKENATQKQLLNSLSIGVNVSAVGIAILSFFVLMLLKLPNYVGIWLSMLSGLLAGIGIGRSTEYYTSSSFKPTQKIASSAQTGHATVIISGLGTGMISTAVPVLIVVAAIILSFGFAASWDLGNFSMGLYGVAISAVGMLSTLGITLSTDAYGPIADNAGGNAQMSNLPPEVRKRTDALDSLGNTTAATGKGFAIGSAALTAMALLASFLEEARLGMIHFYPNHEITAQLKSGTLIDVLHYFDVSLMNPRFLGGVFLGAVAAFLFSGLTMNAVARAAGKMVEEVRRQFREIKGILTGEATPEYAKCVHISTKAAQREMILPSLMAILFPVIVGVIFGIPGVLGLLLGSIVTGFVVAVFMANSGGAWDNAKKYIEEGHVGGKESPAHKAAVTGDTVGDPFKDASGPSLNILIKLMTMVSIVMVGVTLSMNLILYF; encoded by the coding sequence ATGATTTCTGAATTTCCATTGATATTTTGGTTAGTTCCAATCGCCGGAACTATAGCGCTTGTATTTGCATATTATTTTTATAAAAATATGCTTTCGTACAGCGAAGGAAACGATTTGATGAAAAGGATAGCTTCATACGTCAGAGAAGGAGCAATGGCGTACTTGCGTCAGCAGTATAAAGTCGTAATAATTGTATTTCTCATTATGGCATTAATATTTGCTTTCTTGTCGTATGGGTTAAAAATTCAAAATCCATTTGTACCTTTTGCTTTTATAACCGGAGGTTTTTTTTCTGCTTTAGCAGGTTATTTTGGAATGAAAACTGCAACTCATGCATCAAACAGAGCAGCACAAGCTGCTAGCGAATCGTTAGATAAAGGTTTAAAAGTAGCTTTTCGTTCAGGTGCAGTTATGGGGCTTGTGGTTGTTGGGCTAGGACTTTTAGATATAGCAATTTGGTTTGTTATCTTAAATGCGGTATATCCGGCAGGAGCCACACCCGACGGAACAAACCTTAACATAATAACCACAACTGCACTTACATTCGGAATGGGAGCTTCAACTCAGGCATTGTTTGCACGTGTTGGTGGCGGTATTTTTACCAAAGCAGCCGATGTTGGAGCCGATTTGGTTGGTAAGGTTGAAGAAAACATTCCCGAAGATGATCCTAGAAATCCGGCTACTATAGCCGATAACGTAGGCGACAACGTAGGCGATGTTGCAGGTATGGGAGCCGATTTGTACGAATCGTACTGCGGAGCCATACTTTCAACGGCAGCACTCGGAGCAGCAGGGTTTATGGGAGCCGGAAAAACACAATTCAACGCAGTTATTGCACCTATGGTTATCGCTGCAGTTGGAATACTTTTATCGATTTTCGGTATCTTTTTGGTAAGGACTAAGGAAAATGCCACACAAAAACAACTACTAAATTCATTATCGATTGGAGTAAACGTTTCAGCAGTAGGAATAGCAATACTTTCTTTCTTTGTTTTAATGCTGCTTAAATTGCCTAATTATGTTGGTATTTGGCTATCAATGCTTTCAGGTTTATTGGCAGGCATAGGTATTGGTCGTTCTACCGAATATTATACTTCGTCGTCTTTTAAACCCACTCAAAAAATAGCAAGTTCAGCACAAACGGGTCATGCAACCGTAATTATTTCGGGACTTGGCACAGGAATGATTTCAACAGCGGTACCGGTATTAATAGTTGTTGCAGCTATCATCTTATCGTTTGGATTTGCAGCTTCCTGGGATTTAGGAAACTTTAGTATGGGATTGTACGGAGTTGCCATTTCGGCTGTCGGAATGTTGTCAACATTAGGAATTACACTATCTACAGATGCTTACGGACCTATTGCCGACAATGCCGGAGGAAACGCACAAATGAGCAACTTGCCACCCGAAGTCAGAAAAAGAACAGATGCTTTAGATTCATTAGGAAATACTACCGCAGCAACTGGTAAAGGTTTTGCAATTGGGTCGGCTGCGCTCACGGCGATGGCTTTGCTTGCATCGTTTTTGGAAGAAGCAAGATTAGGTATGATACACTTTTATCCAAATCATGAAATAACGGCACAACTCAAATCGGGTACGCTTATAGATGTGCTTCATTACTTTGATGTTTCACTTATGAATCCGCGCTTTTTGGGCGGAGTGTTTTTAGGAGCTGTAGCAGCATTTTTGTTTAGCGGACTGACTATGAATGCGGTTGCAAGAGCAGCCGGAAAAATGGTTGAAGAAGTTAGACGTCAATTTAGAGAGATTAAAGGAATACTAACAGGTGAGGCAACTCCCGAATATGCTAAGTGCGTACATATTTCGACTAAAGCTGCACAACGCGAAATGATTTTGCCATCGCTTATGGCTATTTTGTTTCCGGTTATTGTTGGTGTAATTTTTGGCATTCCCGGAGTATTGGGATTGCTTTTGGGTAGCATTGTTACAGGTTTTGTTGTTGCTGTATTTATGGCAAATTCAGGCGGAGCCTGGGATAACGCTAAAAAATACATAGAAGAAGGGCATGTCGGTGGCAAAGAAAGTCCGGCTCACAAAGCCGCAGTAACAGGTGATACGGTAGGTGATCCATTTAAAGACGCATCTGGTCCAAGTTTGAATATTCTTATAAAACTGATGACAATGGTATCTATAGTCATGGTTGGGGTTACTCTTTCGATGAATCTTATATTGTATTTTTAA
- a CDS encoding class I SAM-dependent methyltransferase, with amino-acid sequence MQTAERSSHTDLSESVIYNRCLFAYHSVADSIKGKVVELGSGEGYGINLLAPNADYYLALDKYPLNPELLDKVDFKQIVFPNLEAIPDNTFDIAISFQVIEHIKDDKMFISQINRILKPQGKAYITTPNKKMSLTRNPWHVREYLGDELKLLFEKNFSSVSIKGVYGNDDVNQYYLKNKEAVRKIKKIDIFDLENRLPAKLLQKPYDILNRLNRRKLLKNETNSVNNITVNSFYLDEYTDKAFDIFIEATK; translated from the coding sequence ATGCAGACAGCAGAGCGTAGTTCACACACCGACCTTTCCGAAAGCGTTATATATAATCGCTGTTTGTTTGCCTACCACAGTGTTGCTGATAGCATTAAGGGCAAGGTTGTTGAACTCGGAAGCGGAGAAGGTTACGGAATAAATTTGCTTGCTCCCAATGCCGACTACTATTTAGCATTAGATAAATATCCTTTAAATCCAGAACTGTTGGATAAAGTCGATTTTAAGCAAATTGTTTTTCCAAACCTTGAGGCTATACCTGATAATACTTTTGATATAGCAATATCTTTTCAGGTCATTGAACATATCAAAGATGATAAAATGTTTATCAGCCAGATTAACAGAATACTAAAGCCGCAAGGGAAAGCATACATCACAACTCCTAACAAAAAAATGTCGCTTACCCGCAATCCATGGCATGTTAGAGAGTATTTAGGAGATGAGCTTAAATTGTTATTTGAAAAAAACTTTAGTTCTGTTTCAATAAAAGGAGTTTATGGCAATGATGATGTTAATCAGTATTATTTGAAAAACAAGGAAGCTGTAAGGAAGATTAAGAAAATTGATATTTTCGATTTGGAAAATAGACTGCCAGCAAAATTATTGCAAAAGCCTTACGATATACTGAACAGGCTAAACAGAAGAAAATTGTTGAAAAACGAAACAAACAGTGTTAATAACATTACTGTAAATAGTTTTTATCTCGATGAATATACCGATAAGGCTTTCGATATTTTTATAGAGGCAACAAAGTAG
- a CDS encoding peroxiredoxin, producing the protein MAVLVGKKAPYFEADAVVNGGEFVEKFSLAQYIGKKHVVFFFYPMDFTFVCPTELIAFQDKLEEFEKRNAVVIGCSTDSKYSHWAWLNTERNQGGIKGVTYPLVSDLAKTISENFDVLAGEWEYDEEEDYVDFDGEPVAYRGLFLIDKQGVVRHQVVNDMPLGRSVDEALRMIDALQFFEEYGEVCPANWHKGEEAVKPTSEGISEYLSKK; encoded by the coding sequence ATGGCAGTATTAGTTGGCAAAAAAGCCCCTTATTTTGAAGCCGATGCCGTTGTTAACGGTGGCGAATTTGTTGAAAAGTTTTCGTTGGCACAATACATAGGAAAAAAGCACGTAGTATTTTTCTTTTATCCAATGGATTTTACATTTGTTTGCCCTACAGAACTTATAGCTTTTCAGGATAAACTAGAAGAATTTGAAAAACGCAATGCAGTTGTTATAGGTTGCTCAACCGACAGTAAATACTCGCATTGGGCATGGTTGAATACCGAAAGAAATCAGGGTGGAATTAAAGGCGTTACCTATCCGTTGGTGTCTGACTTGGCAAAAACGATTTCCGAAAATTTTGATGTTTTGGCAGGCGAATGGGAATACGACGAAGAAGAAGATTACGTCGATTTTGACGGCGAACCTGTTGCATACAGGGGTTTGTTTTTGATAGACAAACAAGGCGTTGTTCGACACCAAGTTGTTAACGATATGCCTTTAGGTCGCAGCGTTGACGAAGCTTTGAGAATGATTGACGCTTTGCAATTTTTTGAAGAGTACGGAGAAGTTTGTCCGGCAAACTGGCACAAGGGCGAAGAAGCTGTTAAGCCTACATCGGAAGGTATAAGCGAGTACTTGTCGAAGAAGTAG
- a CDS encoding carboxypeptidase-like regulatory domain-containing protein encodes MKHRLLYLIFAISVVLIVYKPNPVYSQSVGIVNGRVVDENNMYLQGVNVTVVNTDLGASTDFNGEFSINVVADKHYLLAFSYIGYTSDTVSVFVKKGSKVRLNVMLHPQTTELSGVTVKDTYSRVSGMNVIDPNVINKVPTASGGVESIIKTLQGVASSNELSSQYSVRGGSFDENLVYVNDIEIYRPFLISSGSQEGLSFLNSSLVSSLSFSAGGFEAKYGDKMSSVLDINYKKPVSFQASADFSLLGANLHFENRSKNQKLSYIFGARYKTNARLLRDASKKVSYQPTFFDIQSFVQYQISPKLDVSFLGYYSDNLFKMIPISDDAQFGTFQNPLRLKIYYEGQELDKYSSGLGGLTFSYKPNENLLVKWIASAYKSNEMESHDILGEYIMAFLEDRPDKNDSIEIALAKGIGAYRSHARNMLDVFVANFENRVLYLRDNSRTLFSVKIQNEQVEYRLKEWKMIDSAGYTMPNHFGIPGSSGNLTPLESDYYYSGKYDNNAIRITAFAQNTWEFNIAEAKSTLNVGVRSSYFSVNKQITVSPRISFSLKPNWEKDIVFRFATGLYHQPPFFKELITTDGLLMKDVMAQEAIHFILGSNWHFNAANRPFIYTVDVFYKKLSKLTPYEVDNVRIKYHPELQSKGYAYGLDMKLTGEFVKGVDSWISVSFLNTKEDIQGDFYYKYFNAEGELVNPHTTEQSLIVDSTIVYPGYLRRPRDQRVTASIFFQDYLPMDPSLKFNIAVSFGSGFPTGAPNTPFHTHVFKIPSYFRIDAGLTKQIIGFESYKPQKGWLSHIKSLWVGIEVLNVADNKNIASYNWIRVNNRRYAVPNRLTQRQFNVKIGIDF; translated from the coding sequence TTGAAGCATCGTTTGTTATATCTCATTTTTGCGATTAGTGTTGTACTAATTGTTTACAAACCCAACCCGGTTTATTCGCAAAGCGTTGGTATTGTCAATGGTAGAGTTGTAGACGAAAACAATATGTACTTGCAAGGTGTCAACGTAACAGTTGTCAATACCGATTTGGGTGCTTCTACAGATTTTAATGGTGAATTTTCAATAAATGTTGTTGCCGACAAGCATTATTTGTTGGCGTTTTCGTACATAGGTTACACTAGCGACACCGTTTCAGTTTTTGTGAAAAAAGGTTCGAAGGTAAGGTTAAATGTAATGTTACATCCGCAAACAACCGAGCTGTCAGGCGTTACTGTTAAAGATACTTATTCTCGTGTTTCGGGAATGAATGTCATTGACCCCAACGTGATAAACAAAGTCCCAACAGCTTCGGGCGGAGTAGAAAGTATAATAAAAACTTTGCAGGGTGTTGCATCCAGCAACGAGTTGAGTAGCCAATATTCTGTTCGTGGCGGTAGTTTCGACGAAAATTTGGTATATGTAAACGATATCGAAATTTATCGTCCTTTTTTAATTAGTTCCGGAAGTCAAGAAGGGCTAAGTTTTTTGAATAGCAGTTTGGTTTCGAGTTTATCTTTTTCGGCGGGAGGTTTTGAAGCCAAGTACGGAGATAAAATGTCCAGCGTTTTAGATATCAATTACAAAAAACCTGTTTCTTTTCAGGCATCAGCCGATTTCAGTCTTTTGGGAGCCAATTTGCATTTTGAAAACAGGTCGAAAAACCAAAAACTCTCGTACATTTTTGGAGCAAGATATAAAACCAATGCTCGTTTGCTCAGAGATGCGTCAAAGAAAGTTAGTTATCAACCGACTTTTTTCGACATCCAAAGCTTTGTCCAATACCAGATATCGCCAAAATTAGATGTGTCATTTTTGGGTTACTATTCCGATAATTTGTTCAAAATGATACCCATAAGCGACGACGCCCAATTTGGTACTTTTCAAAATCCGCTTAGGTTGAAAATTTACTACGAAGGACAAGAGCTTGATAAATATAGCAGCGGATTGGGAGGTCTGACTTTTTCCTACAAACCTAATGAAAACTTATTGGTAAAATGGATAGCTTCGGCGTATAAGTCTAACGAAATGGAAAGCCACGATATTTTAGGCGAATATATAATGGCGTTTTTAGAAGACCGACCCGACAAAAACGACTCTATCGAGATTGCGCTTGCCAAAGGAATAGGAGCTTACAGGTCGCATGCACGCAACATGTTAGATGTTTTTGTTGCTAATTTTGAAAACAGAGTTTTGTATTTGAGAGATAATAGTAGAACTCTTTTCTCTGTAAAAATTCAGAACGAACAAGTAGAATATAGACTTAAAGAATGGAAAATGATAGATTCGGCAGGCTATACAATGCCTAATCATTTTGGTATTCCCGGAAGTTCCGGAAATTTAACCCCGTTAGAGTCAGACTATTATTATTCAGGTAAATACGATAATAATGCAATAAGAATAACGGCTTTTGCTCAAAACACATGGGAATTTAATATAGCCGAAGCTAAATCGACTCTCAATGTAGGAGTTCGTTCGAGTTATTTTTCGGTTAATAAACAAATAACTGTCAGTCCGCGAATTTCATTCTCTTTAAAACCAAATTGGGAAAAAGATATAGTTTTCAGGTTTGCCACAGGTTTGTACCATCAACCGCCATTTTTTAAGGAATTAATTACAACAGATGGTTTGCTTATGAAAGATGTTATGGCTCAGGAGGCTATACACTTTATACTTGGCTCCAATTGGCATTTTAATGCAGCCAACAGACCTTTTATTTACACGGTAGATGTTTTTTACAAGAAATTATCAAAACTTACGCCTTACGAAGTCGACAATGTGCGTATAAAATATCATCCTGAACTACAGTCGAAAGGATATGCCTACGGATTAGATATGAAACTTACAGGCGAGTTTGTCAAAGGAGTCGATTCTTGGATAAGTGTTTCGTTTTTGAACACAAAAGAAGACATACAAGGCGATTTTTATTACAAATATTTCAACGCTGAAGGCGAATTGGTAAATCCGCACACAACCGAACAGTCGTTAATAGTTGATTCTACAATAGTTTATCCGGGCTATCTCAGACGCCCACGCGACCAAAGAGTTACTGCCAGCATCTTCTTCCAAGATTATTTGCCCATGGATCCGTCGCTAAAATTCAATATTGCTGTGTCTTTCGGGTCTGGTTTCCCGACGGGTGCTCCAAATACACCTTTTCATACGCATGTATTTAAAATCCCATCGTACTTCCGTATAGATGCAGGATTGACCAAACAAATCATAGGTTTTGAAAGCTACAAACCCCAAAAAGGCTGGCTAAGCCACATAAAAAGCTTGTGGGTAGGAATAGAAGTGCTTAATGTAGCTGATAACAAAAACATTGCATCTTACAACTGGATACGCGTAAATAACAGAAGATATGCCGTACCCAACAGATTAACACAGCGACAGTTTAATGTTAAGATAGGTATAGATTTTTAA
- a CDS encoding DUF853 family protein yields the protein MKKSDGQLLIAKSDIEICINPKMANRHGLITGATGTGKTVSLQVLAESFSSIGVPVFMTDIKGDLSGVAVSGEGNANVAKRVEKMGLENFEHRGFPVTFWDVYGEKGHPLRTTISEMGPVLLSRLLNLNDIQSSLLTIVFKIADDEGLLLLDLKDLQKLCEYISVNRKDYSQQYGNISPSSIGAIVRELITLGEHGGNLFFGEPAINIFDFIKTDHNGYGMLNILDAQRLMMSPRIYATMLLYLLSELFEQLPEVGDMDKPRLVFFFDEAHILFDEAPKVLLEKIEQVVRLIRSKGVGVYFVTQNPIDIPDTVLGQLGNKIQHALRAYTPRDQKAVKVAAETFRQNPKYDIFEVITQLGVGEALVSFLDEKGVPNMVEQAKILPPQGQIGPISDSQRDEIIKRSMLFGMYDKAIDRESAYEILTQTMEKAVELREQEELRKEEEKLKKQEEKERSAASRRSSSKSLEKSIVTDITKSVRRSVTNQIGSRIGRSIVRGILGGISKR from the coding sequence ATGAAAAAATCAGACGGTCAGTTACTTATAGCCAAATCGGATATTGAAATATGTATAAACCCCAAAATGGCAAACCGACACGGTTTGATTACGGGTGCAACGGGAACGGGTAAAACTGTTTCGTTGCAGGTATTAGCCGAATCATTTAGTTCAATTGGTGTGCCGGTATTTATGACCGACATTAAAGGCGATTTGTCGGGTGTGGCGGTCAGTGGCGAAGGCAATGCCAATGTTGCAAAGCGTGTAGAAAAAATGGGACTTGAAAACTTCGAGCATAGAGGTTTTCCGGTTACTTTTTGGGATGTTTATGGAGAAAAAGGTCATCCGCTACGTACAACTATTTCCGAAATGGGACCGGTACTATTGAGTCGTTTGCTTAACCTTAACGATATACAGTCGAGTTTGCTCACGATAGTATTTAAAATTGCCGATGACGAGGGTTTATTACTTCTTGACCTAAAAGATTTACAAAAACTATGCGAATACATAAGCGTAAATCGTAAAGACTATTCGCAACAGTACGGCAATATTTCACCTTCAAGCATTGGTGCAATTGTCAGAGAGCTTATAACTTTAGGCGAACACGGTGGTAATTTGTTTTTTGGCGAACCTGCAATAAACATATTCGACTTTATAAAAACTGACCACAACGGCTACGGAATGCTAAATATACTTGATGCTCAGCGATTAATGATGTCGCCACGCATATACGCAACAATGCTGTTGTACTTGCTTTCCGAATTGTTTGAACAACTTCCCGAAGTCGGCGATATGGACAAGCCACGACTTGTGTTTTTCTTCGACGAAGCTCACATCTTATTCGATGAAGCACCTAAAGTGTTGTTGGAAAAAATTGAGCAGGTAGTCAGACTCATTCGTAGTAAAGGCGTTGGTGTATATTTTGTTACACAAAATCCTATCGATATTCCCGATACGGTGCTAGGTCAGTTGGGTAATAAAATTCAGCACGCTTTAAGAGCGTACACTCCAAGAGACCAAAAAGCCGTAAAGGTTGCAGCCGAAACATTCAGACAAAACCCTAAATACGATATTTTTGAAGTCATTACGCAGCTTGGAGTAGGCGAGGCGTTAGTCTCATTTTTAGACGAAAAAGGTGTGCCAAACATGGTTGAGCAAGCTAAAATATTGCCACCGCAAGGTCAAATCGGTCCGATTTCCGATAGCCAAAGAGATGAAATCATAAAAAGATCGATGTTGTTTGGAATGTACGATAAAGCAATCGACCGCGAATCGGCTTACGAAATTTTAACGCAAACCATGGAAAAGGCTGTCGAACTCAGAGAGCAAGAGGAACTCAGAAAGGAAGAAGAGAAACTCAAAAAGCAAGAAGAAAAGGAAAGAAGTGCTGCGTCAAGAAGGTCAAGTTCAAAATCGCTTGAAAAAAGTATTGTTACCGACATAACCAAATCGGTTAGACGTTCCGTTACAAACCAAATTGGAAGCAGAATAGGACGTTCAATAGTCAGAGGTATTTTGGGTGGCATCAGCAAAAGATAA
- a CDS encoding SAM-dependent chlorinase/fluorinase, giving the protein MSVITLLSDWGLTDHYTASVKGVILSRCSNATIVDISHNISSFNVKQAAFILKNSWKNFPSGTIHIVCINSIENKDVSHILVKAEGHYFICADNGLLSLVLEQEPELIKQITTMQSSPYFTFPERDRLAVVAAEIANGTDIDKIGDTIDKIRKFTISEPHKDKNNTVTAIVEYIDSYENVFLNITKEQVNKFFDRQDFVISFRNLTINRLVKTYDEVQEGEACMLFASNGNLQIAVCNGKAASLLGIRIDDRIRITPKSKPQLKQNSLFNSI; this is encoded by the coding sequence ATGTCAGTAATAACTTTGTTAAGCGATTGGGGTTTAACCGACCATTATACAGCATCTGTAAAAGGTGTTATACTTTCGCGTTGCAGTAATGCTACAATAGTAGATATTAGTCATAACATAAGTTCGTTCAACGTAAAACAGGCTGCATTTATACTAAAAAACAGTTGGAAAAACTTCCCTTCGGGGACAATTCATATTGTTTGTATTAATTCTATTGAAAACAAAGACGTCTCGCATATATTGGTAAAAGCAGAAGGGCATTATTTTATTTGTGCCGACAACGGATTGCTGTCATTAGTGCTTGAACAAGAGCCTGAATTAATAAAACAAATAACTACAATGCAGAGTTCGCCTTATTTTACTTTCCCTGAACGAGACCGATTGGCTGTTGTTGCGGCAGAAATTGCCAATGGTACCGATATTGATAAAATTGGCGATACAATTGATAAAATTAGAAAATTTACTATCTCCGAACCACACAAAGATAAAAACAACACGGTAACGGCTATTGTTGAGTACATTGACAGTTACGAAAATGTTTTTCTAAACATTACAAAAGAGCAGGTTAATAAGTTTTTTGATAGGCAGGATTTTGTGATTTCATTTCGCAATTTGACTATTAACCGTCTTGTTAAAACTTACGACGAGGTTCAGGAAGGTGAAGCTTGTATGCTTTTTGCTTCAAACGGAAACTTGCAAATTGCCGTATGCAACGGAAAAGCCGCATCTTTGTTGGGTATTAGGATTGACGATAGAATTAGAATTACTCCAAAATCAAAACCTCAATTAAAACAAAATTCATTATTTAATTCAATTTAA